From the Ruminiclostridium josui JCM 17888 genome, one window contains:
- a CDS encoding recombinase family protein yields MDLYTIRNELNTGKTIYDLNLRVTYYARVSTEKDEQVHSLKNQIEYYSDFIKRNHKWTYVDGYIDEGISGTSVNKRDSFLKMVSDAKLKKFDFIITKEISRFSRNTLDSIKYTQELLSYGVGVLFQSDNINTLMPDAELRLTIMSSIAQDEVRKISERVKFGFKRAIEKGVVLGNNKIWGYRKDSGKLVIDEKEAEIVRLIFDMYATQNIGIRGISAKLDNMGIRNKNGNPFSFSTIKSILTNPKYMGYYCGNKTHKIDYKLHDRKYLDQTEWVMYKDEESVPPIVSEEIWQKANYILKKRSEKQSAEDKTSYQNKYPYSGKIICKEHNVPYYRTLYRYSSGNKEVWQCKRYVEKGKEGCTSPSIYTSELDIIIKKAYDEIIVNRSEIIHEMVTMYSSLGTQSKIKEDISKIKIEINQILKMKDKLLELSINGRLSDDEFERRNNRFNEDIDRLGIRLKELDEEELRNKEITYSVETLRKVIAKEINYDDGLDNKLIESLLEKIEVYKTDKKNEIDLKVYFKVLTKPFDYKILRDGKSTSVCSMQYI; encoded by the coding sequence ATGGATTTGTACACTATAAGAAATGAACTGAACACGGGTAAAACAATATATGATTTAAATCTGAGAGTTACTTATTATGCAAGAGTATCTACTGAAAAGGATGAACAGGTTCACTCACTGAAAAACCAGATAGAATATTATTCAGATTTTATTAAAAGAAATCATAAATGGACATATGTAGATGGATATATAGATGAAGGTATAAGTGGCACAAGTGTAAATAAAAGAGATTCTTTTCTCAAAATGGTTTCGGATGCTAAATTAAAAAAATTTGATTTTATTATTACAAAAGAGATTTCTAGATTTTCAAGAAACACCTTGGACAGTATAAAATATACTCAGGAGCTGCTGTCTTATGGAGTAGGTGTTCTTTTTCAATCTGACAATATAAATACATTAATGCCGGATGCAGAGTTGCGATTGACAATAATGTCCAGTATAGCTCAGGATGAGGTTAGAAAAATATCTGAGAGAGTTAAATTCGGTTTTAAAAGAGCCATAGAAAAGGGAGTAGTACTTGGAAATAATAAAATATGGGGCTATAGGAAAGATTCCGGCAAACTTGTAATTGATGAAAAGGAAGCTGAGATAGTAAGACTGATATTTGATATGTATGCCACACAAAACATTGGAATACGAGGAATAAGTGCAAAGCTTGACAATATGGGAATCAGAAATAAAAACGGTAATCCCTTTTCTTTTTCCACTATTAAGAGCATACTTACAAATCCCAAATATATGGGATATTATTGCGGAAATAAAACACACAAAATTGATTATAAGCTTCATGATAGAAAGTATCTTGACCAGACAGAATGGGTTATGTACAAAGATGAAGAATCGGTTCCTCCCATAGTATCTGAAGAAATATGGCAAAAGGCAAATTATATATTAAAAAAAAGAAGTGAAAAACAATCAGCAGAAGACAAGACCAGCTACCAAAACAAGTACCCATACAGCGGAAAAATAATATGTAAAGAACATAATGTTCCTTATTACAGGACACTTTATCGTTATAGCTCAGGTAATAAGGAAGTATGGCAGTGCAAAAGGTATGTTGAGAAGGGGAAAGAAGGTTGTACGTCTCCATCTATATATACATCCGAGTTGGACATAATAATAAAGAAAGCATACGATGAAATAATAGTTAACCGTTCAGAAATTATACATGAAATGGTTACCATGTATTCAAGTCTTGGTACTCAATCTAAGATAAAAGAAGATATTTCAAAGATTAAAATTGAAATTAATCAAATACTCAAAATGAAAGACAAGTTATTGGAGCTAAGTATAAACGGCAGACTGTCTGATGATGAATTTGAAAGAAGAAACAATCGATTCAATGAGGATATTGATAGACTAGGTATAAGGTTAAAAGAACTAGATGAGGAGGAATTGAGAAATAAAGAAATAACGTATTCCGTTGAAACCCTACGAAAAGTAATTGCCAAGGAAATTAATTATGATGATGGACTGGACAATAAATTAATAGAGTCATTGTTAGAAAAGATTGAAGTATATAAGACAGATAAGAAAAACGAAATAGATTTAAAAGTGTACTTTAAAGTTTTGACAAAACCCTTTGATTATAAAATATTACGTGATGGAAAAAGTACTTCTGTTTGCTCCATGCAATACATATGA